Proteins encoded in a region of the Vibrio ponticus genome:
- the priA gene encoding primosomal protein N' → MRPTIARVALPVPLDKQFDYLIPSHLFPVIGGRVSVPFGPKTLIGIVTELTNHSEFNQSQLKAIKQVLDSQPVWADSLYQLLKWCSQFYQYPLGDTLANAMPTALRKGKPADFSTLVEWQLTEAGKNQLMAGLGRAVKQESAMRALEYGAVSHQQLLDQDISGTTLKTLQDKGWVEAVEKKPAIKAWGSQVEAEVDKPKLNQEQAVAIATVNSAQGFGCYLLEGVTGSGKTEVYLNLIKPLLEQGRQALVLVPEIGLTPQTINRFRQRFNVPVEVIHSGLNETERLNAWLSARDKGAGIVIGTRSALLTPFADLGIIIVDEEHDSSYKQQDSLRYHARDVAVMRANKEQIPIVLGSATPALETLHNALTGKYHHLELSKRAGNAKPTTNKVLDVKGLYLESGLSAPLIAEMRKHLTAGNQVMLFLNRRGFSPALMCHECGWIAECKRCDAYYTYHQYSNEIRCHHCGSQQPIIHQCQGCGSTNLVTVGVGTEQLEGQLKTLFPEHKAIRIDRDSTRRKGSLESALTAIRKGEYQILIGTQMLAKGHHFPDVTLVALLDVDGSLYSSDFRASERLAQLFIQVAGRAGRASKPGEVILQTHHPEHTLLQALLNHSYRNFAQTALQERKFAMLPPYTYLTLFRAEANSSEVVEEFLRQVRYSLEAHPLFDEQCQVLGPTPAPLARKAGKYRWQLLLQTQTRPKMQRLLASAKPAIEILPNSKKVRWSLDIEPQDLS, encoded by the coding sequence ATGCGTCCTACCATTGCTCGGGTGGCACTGCCTGTACCGTTAGATAAGCAATTTGATTACTTGATCCCAAGCCACCTTTTCCCTGTGATTGGTGGGCGCGTCTCTGTGCCATTTGGACCGAAAACCTTAATTGGCATTGTCACTGAGTTAACCAATCATTCTGAATTTAACCAAAGCCAGCTAAAAGCGATTAAGCAGGTGCTTGATAGCCAGCCGGTATGGGCTGATTCACTCTATCAATTGCTCAAATGGTGTAGTCAATTTTACCAGTACCCACTAGGCGATACGCTGGCTAATGCGATGCCGACCGCATTGCGTAAAGGTAAACCGGCTGACTTTTCTACTTTGGTCGAATGGCAATTGACAGAAGCCGGCAAGAATCAATTGATGGCGGGGTTGGGGCGTGCAGTCAAACAAGAAAGTGCGATGCGCGCGCTCGAGTATGGTGCGGTTTCTCATCAGCAATTGCTTGACCAAGATATCTCGGGTACCACGCTGAAAACGCTACAAGACAAAGGCTGGGTTGAAGCGGTAGAGAAAAAACCAGCGATAAAAGCTTGGGGGAGCCAAGTAGAGGCAGAGGTCGACAAGCCTAAGCTCAATCAAGAGCAGGCGGTGGCCATCGCGACAGTCAATAGTGCTCAAGGCTTTGGTTGCTATCTACTGGAAGGGGTAACCGGTTCAGGAAAAACCGAAGTTTACCTAAACCTAATCAAGCCACTGCTGGAGCAAGGCAGGCAAGCTTTGGTGCTGGTCCCAGAGATTGGCTTAACGCCACAAACCATTAACCGATTCCGTCAGCGTTTTAATGTGCCCGTGGAAGTGATCCACTCTGGGTTAAATGAAACTGAGCGTCTTAATGCTTGGTTGAGTGCGCGAGACAAAGGGGCGGGGATTGTGATTGGTACTCGCTCAGCGCTGCTGACGCCATTTGCTGACTTAGGCATCATTATTGTTGATGAAGAGCATGACAGCTCTTATAAGCAGCAAGACAGCTTGCGTTATCATGCTCGCGATGTGGCGGTGATGCGCGCCAATAAAGAACAAATCCCGATTGTGCTTGGCTCGGCAACGCCAGCGTTAGAAACCTTACACAACGCGCTCACTGGTAAGTATCACCATTTGGAGTTGTCTAAGCGTGCCGGTAATGCCAAGCCAACCACCAATAAAGTGCTCGATGTCAAAGGGCTCTATCTAGAGAGTGGCTTATCCGCGCCATTAATCGCGGAGATGCGTAAGCACTTAACCGCCGGCAACCAAGTGATGCTGTTCTTAAACCGTCGCGGGTTTTCACCTGCCTTGATGTGCCATGAATGTGGTTGGATTGCTGAGTGTAAACGTTGTGATGCTTACTACACCTACCATCAATACAGCAATGAGATCCGCTGCCATCACTGTGGTTCGCAGCAGCCGATTATCCACCAGTGCCAAGGGTGTGGCTCTACGAATTTAGTCACAGTCGGGGTGGGGACCGAGCAGCTAGAAGGGCAGCTTAAAACGCTATTTCCTGAGCATAAAGCGATTCGTATTGACCGTGACAGTACCAGACGTAAAGGCAGTTTAGAAAGTGCACTGACGGCGATCCGCAAAGGTGAGTATCAAATCTTAATTGGTACACAGATGCTCGCCAAAGGGCACCACTTCCCAGATGTCACTTTAGTCGCATTGCTGGATGTAGACGGATCACTGTACAGTAGTGACTTCAGAGCCTCAGAGCGATTGGCTCAATTATTTATTCAGGTTGCAGGGCGTGCAGGGCGCGCAAGTAAACCTGGCGAGGTGATATTACAAACTCACCATCCGGAGCATACATTGCTGCAAGCGCTATTGAACCATAGCTATCGCAATTTTGCGCAAACAGCTTTGCAGGAAAGAAAATTTGCTATGTTGCCTCCTTATACTTACCTCACTCTGTTTCGCGCAGAAGCCAACAGCAGTGAAGTTGTAGAGGAGTTTTTGCGGCAGGTGAGATACAGCTTAGAAGCGCACCCGCTGTTTGATGAACAATGCCAAGTATTAGGACCAACGCCTGCACCATTGGCAAGAAAAGCGGGTAAGTACCGTTGGCAGTTATTACTGCAGACGCAAACGCGACCAAAAATGCAGCGTTTACTCGCCAGTGCTAAACCAGCTATTGAGATTTTGCCCAATAGCAAAAAGGTGCGCTGGTCGCTAGACATAGAACCTCAAGATCTAAGCTAG
- the cytR gene encoding DNA-binding transcriptional regulator CytR, producing the protein MFMATMKDVAQLAGVSTATVSRALMNPEKVSSATRKRVEDAVLEAGYSPNSLARNLRRNESKTIIAIVPDICDPYYTEIIRGIEDAAMEHGYIVLLGDSAQQKKRENSFVNLVFTKQADGMLLLGTDLPFDVSKPEQKNLPPMVMACEFAPELELPTVHIDNLTSAFEVVNYLTQLGHKRIAQISGPQDAALCQFRQQGYLQALRRAGITMNPAYSIHGNFSFEDGAKSVRQLLTLPEPPTAIFCHNDAMAIGAIQEAKRLGLRVPQDLSVVGFDDIQFAQYCDPPLTTISQPRYEIGRQAMLMMLEILRGHDVRTGSRLLETNLVVRKSAAPPRVI; encoded by the coding sequence ATTTTTATGGCGACAATGAAGGATGTTGCCCAGCTCGCAGGGGTTTCGACAGCGACAGTATCAAGGGCGCTGATGAATCCTGAGAAAGTCTCTTCGGCTACGCGAAAACGTGTTGAAGATGCAGTTCTAGAAGCTGGATACTCACCAAACTCACTTGCGCGCAATTTGCGCCGCAACGAATCAAAAACAATTATTGCGATTGTTCCAGACATTTGCGATCCCTACTATACCGAAATCATTCGCGGTATTGAGGATGCGGCAATGGAGCACGGCTACATTGTTTTACTTGGTGACAGTGCTCAGCAGAAAAAACGCGAGAACTCCTTTGTTAACTTGGTTTTCACCAAGCAAGCAGATGGCATGCTACTACTCGGAACGGATCTACCTTTTGATGTGAGCAAGCCTGAGCAGAAGAATTTGCCACCGATGGTCATGGCGTGTGAATTTGCTCCAGAGCTTGAGTTGCCAACCGTACACATTGATAACCTTACCTCAGCGTTTGAAGTGGTGAATTACCTGACTCAGCTTGGTCATAAGCGTATTGCTCAGATTTCAGGTCCGCAAGATGCTGCGCTGTGCCAGTTCCGCCAACAAGGTTACCTACAAGCGCTGCGCCGTGCGGGTATCACCATGAACCCGGCTTACAGCATCCACGGTAATTTCAGTTTTGAAGATGGGGCGAAATCGGTTCGTCAATTGCTGACGTTGCCTGAACCACCGACGGCGATTTTCTGCCACAATGATGCGATGGCGATTGGTGCAATCCAAGAAGCCAAACGCCTTGGTCTACGTGTGCCACAAGATTTATCGGTAGTGGGTTTTGATGATATTCAATTTGCTCAATACTGCGATCCACCGTTAACGACGATTTCTCAACCGCGCTATGAGATTGGTCGCCAAGCGATGTTGATGATGCTGGAGATTTTACGTGGTCACGATGTGCGCACAGGCTCTCGCTTGTTAGAGACCAACCTTGTCGTACGTAAAAGCGCCGCGCCGCCGCGAGTTATCTAA
- a CDS encoding SPOR domain-containing protein, producing MASRDYVKRGASKRPAKKKPAPKRKPWRSGLLALIVLGGFGFGLYTLSQDPEPPAPVVATQTPVKTKPKAEKAIPPPPEEKWDYVDTLPSREVEVKAKEQVISAIPYIMQCGAYKNAQQAEARKLDIAFQGISSEVRKKDGSSWYRVVLGPYKLKRDAERDKHKLQRAKIEPCAIWKETQ from the coding sequence GTGGCAAGTAGAGATTACGTAAAACGTGGTGCCAGTAAGAGACCCGCAAAGAAAAAGCCTGCTCCAAAGCGCAAACCATGGCGCAGTGGACTATTAGCTTTGATCGTGCTGGGTGGCTTTGGCTTTGGTTTATATACCTTGAGTCAAGATCCTGAACCGCCAGCGCCAGTTGTAGCAACACAAACGCCAGTCAAAACTAAGCCAAAAGCGGAAAAAGCCATTCCACCGCCACCAGAAGAAAAGTGGGACTATGTGGATACGTTGCCAAGCCGTGAAGTGGAAGTGAAAGCCAAAGAGCAAGTGATCTCGGCGATCCCATATATCATGCAGTGCGGCGCGTATAAAAATGCGCAGCAAGCAGAAGCGCGTAAGTTGGATATCGCATTCCAAGGTATCAGCAGTGAAGTGCGTAAAAAAGATGGCAGTTCTTGGTATCGCGTGGTGCTAGGTCCTTACAAGCTTAAGCGTGATGCGGAGCGAGATAAGCACAAACTGCAGCGCGCCAAGATAGAGCCATGCGCGATTTGGAAAGAGACGCAGTAA
- the galE gene encoding UDP-glucose 4-epimerase GalE, translating into MKVLVTGGTGYIGSHTCIQLLNAGHTPVIIDNLCNSKKAVLSKIKLVAGTEPTFIQADVRDKKALVDVLKQHAIDAVIHFAGLKAVGESVEKPLEYYDNNVNGTLVLVDAMREAGVSKLIFSSSATVYGDPASVPITEDFPTSATNPYGRSKLMVEECLADFHKANPEWSITLLRYFNPVGAHESGELGEDPQGIPNNLMPFVSQVAVGRREFVSVFGNDYPTKDGTGIRDYIHVVDLADGHLAALDKVGPKAGLHIFNLGTGNGYSVLDMVHAFEKASGKAVPFKFAPRRPGDIAECWADPSKAQNELGWQATRTLEVMTQDSWRWQSNNPKGFKDE; encoded by the coding sequence ATGAAAGTTTTAGTTACAGGCGGCACAGGTTACATTGGTAGCCACACATGCATTCAGCTGCTAAATGCTGGTCACACGCCAGTGATCATCGATAACTTGTGTAACAGCAAAAAAGCGGTACTAAGCAAAATTAAACTGGTAGCAGGTACCGAACCAACGTTTATTCAAGCGGATGTGCGCGATAAGAAAGCTCTGGTTGATGTGCTTAAGCAACACGCTATTGATGCTGTGATTCACTTTGCAGGCTTAAAAGCGGTGGGTGAATCGGTAGAAAAGCCACTTGAGTATTACGACAACAACGTGAACGGTACATTAGTGCTGGTGGATGCGATGCGCGAAGCGGGCGTGAGCAAGCTTATTTTTAGCTCATCAGCGACTGTGTATGGCGACCCAGCGAGTGTGCCAATTACCGAAGACTTCCCAACCAGTGCGACTAACCCATACGGTCGCAGTAAGTTAATGGTGGAAGAGTGCTTAGCGGACTTTCATAAAGCCAACCCCGAGTGGAGCATTACCCTTCTGCGCTACTTCAACCCAGTGGGCGCACATGAATCCGGTGAGTTAGGCGAAGATCCACAAGGTATTCCAAACAACTTAATGCCTTTTGTTTCGCAAGTGGCTGTGGGCAGACGTGAATTTGTCTCAGTTTTTGGTAATGATTACCCAACTAAAGATGGTACGGGTATTCGTGATTACATCCACGTTGTAGATTTAGCGGATGGGCACCTTGCTGCATTAGATAAAGTTGGACCAAAAGCGGGTTTGCACATTTTCAACCTTGGTACCGGCAACGGCTACAGCGTGTTAGATATGGTGCACGCGTTTGAAAAAGCTAGTGGCAAAGCGGTGCCATTTAAGTTTGCGCCGCGTCGCCCTGGCGATATTGCCGAGTGCTGGGCTGACCCAAGCAAAGCGCAAAACGAATTGGGCTGGCAAGCCACGCGAACGCTAGAAGTGATGACACAAGACTCTTGGCGTTGGCAATCAAACAACCCGAAAGGGTTTAAAGACGAGTAG
- the rfaH gene encoding transcription/translation regulatory transformer protein RfaH — protein sequence MTDSIHAAKTDKKWFLVRCKSKQEQRASVNFSNQSITSYFPTVDVIKVVRGRKQTKQEALFPGYLFVHLDLLSGATSKVNYTFGVYGFVKFAGNPQQVPDELIAELKTLENQTIDTSLQAGDQVMVNNDQYKNISAIFLEAESEKRSILLIKLLNQQVKLSVENSEITFL from the coding sequence ATGACAGATTCTATTCACGCGGCTAAAACCGATAAGAAGTGGTTCCTTGTTAGATGTAAATCCAAACAAGAGCAGCGCGCGAGTGTTAATTTCTCAAATCAATCGATTACATCGTACTTCCCGACTGTTGATGTGATTAAAGTGGTGCGTGGCAGAAAACAAACCAAACAAGAAGCGTTATTCCCTGGTTATCTATTCGTTCATTTAGATCTTTTAAGTGGTGCGACTTCAAAGGTGAACTACACCTTTGGCGTATATGGCTTTGTTAAGTTCGCAGGCAACCCGCAGCAAGTGCCTGATGAATTGATTGCGGAACTGAAAACGTTAGAAAACCAAACGATCGACACAAGTTTACAAGCTGGCGATCAAGTCATGGTTAACAATGACCAGTACAAAAATATCAGCGCAATTTTCTTAGAAGCAGAAAGTGAAAAACGCAGCATTTTGTTGATTAAACTGCTCAATCAACAAGTAAAATTAAGTGTGGAAAATAGCGAAATAACATTTTTGTGA
- the tviB gene encoding Vi polysaccharide biosynthesis UDP-N-acetylglucosamine C-6 dehydrogenase TviB, whose translation MHSHNDVTIGIIGLGYVGLPLAAEFGKKFNVVGFDINDRRIAELRDGYDSTLECSEQELNDAEMLRYSSSIEDLAKCNVYIVTVPTPIDEHKQPDLTPLIKASEALGKVVSEGDVIIYESTVYPGATEEDCIPVIERVSGLKFNQDFYAGYSPERINPGDKEHRVTNILKVTSGSTPEIAEFVDQLYKTIITAGTHKASTIKVAEAAKVIENTQRDVNIALINELSIIFNKLGIDTLEVLEAAGTKWNFLPFRPGLVGGHCIGVDPYYLTHKAQTVGYHPEMILAGRRLNDGMGQYVVSQLVKKMLKKRIHVEGANVLVMGLTFKENCPDLRNTKVVDIVSELKEYNINVDIVDPWCSGEEAQHEYGLSLCAEPQQGYYDAIVMAVSHDEFKKMGAENIHAYGKGEHVLYDLKYVLDKESVDMRL comes from the coding sequence ATGCATTCTCATAACGACGTCACAATTGGCATTATAGGTCTTGGTTACGTAGGTCTTCCTTTGGCTGCAGAATTTGGAAAAAAATTCAACGTGGTTGGGTTTGATATTAACGATCGCCGTATCGCAGAGTTGCGAGATGGCTATGACTCTACATTGGAATGTTCGGAGCAAGAACTAAATGATGCCGAGATGTTGAGATACTCTTCGAGCATTGAAGATTTAGCAAAGTGTAATGTCTACATTGTTACCGTGCCTACACCTATTGATGAGCATAAACAACCAGATTTAACGCCGCTGATCAAAGCTTCTGAAGCATTAGGTAAAGTGGTATCAGAAGGCGATGTTATCATCTATGAATCAACAGTATACCCAGGTGCAACAGAGGAAGATTGTATCCCTGTTATAGAGAGAGTGTCTGGACTTAAGTTTAACCAAGATTTCTATGCTGGGTATTCTCCAGAGCGTATTAACCCAGGTGATAAAGAGCACCGTGTTACCAATATTCTCAAAGTAACCAGTGGCTCTACTCCAGAAATTGCCGAGTTCGTTGACCAGTTATATAAAACAATTATCACGGCAGGTACGCATAAGGCGTCAACCATTAAAGTTGCGGAAGCAGCGAAGGTGATTGAAAACACACAGCGTGATGTGAATATCGCATTGATCAATGAGCTATCAATTATCTTCAACAAGCTGGGCATCGATACGCTGGAGGTGCTGGAAGCGGCTGGAACGAAATGGAACTTCTTGCCATTCCGTCCAGGTCTAGTAGGTGGGCACTGTATTGGTGTTGATCCATACTACTTAACTCATAAAGCTCAAACAGTGGGTTACCACCCTGAGATGATCTTAGCAGGTCGCCGACTCAATGATGGGATGGGTCAATATGTTGTTTCTCAACTTGTGAAGAAAATGCTGAAGAAACGCATTCATGTCGAGGGCGCTAATGTATTGGTTATGGGACTCACGTTTAAAGAGAACTGTCCAGACTTACGAAATACGAAAGTTGTTGATATTGTCAGTGAGTTAAAAGAATACAATATTAATGTAGATATCGTTGACCCTTGGTGTTCTGGAGAAGAGGCGCAACATGAATATGGCCTTAGCTTATGCGCTGAACCACAGCAAGGTTACTACGATGCGATTGTCATGGCAGTATCTCATGACGAATTTAAGAAGATGGGTGCAGAAAATATTCATGCATATGGTAAGGGAGAGCACGTGCTATACGACCTGAAATATGTACTGGATAAAGAAAGCGTAGATATGCGCCTGTAA
- a CDS encoding SDR family oxidoreductase gives MSKFEQIQQDLLQQPKVWLVTGVAGFIGSNLLEKLLKLNQTVVGLDNFATGHQHNLDEVKNLVTETQWDKFRFIEGDIRDYATCETAVKGVDYVLHQAALGSVPRSIADPVTSNAANITGFLNMLQASKEEGVASFTYAASSSTYGDHPALPKVEENIGKPLSPYAVTKYVNEVYASVYARTYGFKATGLRYFNVFGRRQDPNGAYAAVIPKWTSAMINNEDVFINGDGETSRDFCYIENVVQMNVLAATGSEEALGEVYNCAVGDRTTLNTLFNALKNELSNNSVSYSSEPAYREFRAGDVRHSQADISKAKSKLGYEPKYDISAGIAESMPWYKQFIG, from the coding sequence ATGTCTAAATTTGAACAGATTCAACAAGACTTACTGCAGCAGCCAAAAGTATGGCTTGTGACAGGTGTTGCAGGTTTTATTGGCTCAAACCTATTAGAAAAGCTATTAAAACTCAACCAGACTGTAGTTGGCTTAGATAACTTTGCAACGGGTCATCAGCATAACCTGGATGAAGTAAAAAACTTAGTGACTGAAACGCAGTGGGATAAGTTTCGTTTTATTGAAGGTGACATTCGAGACTACGCCACATGTGAGACTGCTGTGAAAGGGGTTGATTACGTATTGCACCAAGCTGCATTAGGTTCTGTTCCACGCTCAATTGCGGATCCTGTTACTTCAAATGCTGCAAACATTACTGGCTTTTTAAATATGCTACAAGCTTCTAAGGAAGAAGGCGTGGCAAGCTTTACCTATGCTGCGAGCAGCTCTACTTATGGTGATCATCCAGCATTACCGAAAGTGGAAGAAAACATTGGTAAGCCTCTTTCTCCATATGCGGTTACTAAATATGTAAATGAAGTTTATGCTTCTGTTTATGCAAGGACTTATGGATTTAAAGCGACGGGCTTACGCTACTTTAATGTATTTGGTCGTCGACAAGACCCAAATGGTGCCTATGCTGCGGTTATTCCTAAATGGACATCGGCAATGATTAATAATGAAGATGTATTCATTAATGGTGATGGAGAAACAAGCCGAGACTTTTGCTATATAGAGAATGTGGTTCAAATGAATGTGTTGGCTGCGACCGGGTCAGAAGAAGCGTTAGGCGAAGTGTATAACTGTGCGGTAGGTGATAGAACCACATTGAATACGTTGTTTAATGCACTTAAGAATGAGTTGTCTAATAATAGTGTTAGCTATTCTTCTGAACCTGCATATCGTGAATTCAGAGCTGGAGATGTGCGTCACTCACAAGCTGATATTAGTAAAGCTAAAAGCAAGTTGGGTTATGAGCCAAAATATGATATTTCAGCGGGAATAGCGGAATCGATGCCGTGGTATAAACAATTTATTGGTTAA
- a CDS encoding oligosaccharide flippase family protein, translated as MYRKILKLSTSVGLGQVLSLIFAPILARLYSPEEFGSYGLILSLIALLSGVSTLRYEQAILISENNERKDVLDTVVILNLFMSLLFSLIVMILEFLGYITNLNSIWLMVGIFITSNYNVFRIYNLKIDNISKVTVVDLIKSLILNMSQFALSFSIIKKEGLIVGMIFSLLVPLLLYVKFSRWDINKAKFSKKVFFKYNKFAKYSLPEYFINMLSQQLPIYYFYSIYDAYSVGLYVFADKIVRIPVQFLSKSVYQVICKEENLSFCQYFIKPTLMLSVVSLIVFIPIAIFGGDIVRIYLGEKWIDSGILISYLCLWMSFAFIKSPSSAFLTKNMMQKEMFSLEFIGMLIKVSTLVISSKYTDFTITVLCFCVASAITNLMYIVFVYFKGHKNEITA; from the coding sequence ATGTATAGAAAGATATTAAAGCTATCTACATCCGTAGGTTTAGGTCAAGTTTTATCTTTAATTTTTGCACCAATACTTGCTAGACTATATTCTCCTGAAGAGTTTGGCTCTTATGGTCTGATTTTAAGTTTAATAGCTCTTTTATCTGGAGTTTCTACTCTTAGATATGAACAAGCTATACTTATATCTGAAAATAATGAAAGAAAAGATGTGTTAGATACCGTTGTAATATTGAATCTATTTATGTCTTTATTGTTCTCCCTGATTGTTATGATACTGGAATTCTTAGGCTATATTACAAACCTAAACTCAATATGGCTCATGGTTGGGATATTTATAACATCTAATTACAATGTTTTTAGAATATATAATTTAAAAATAGATAACATAAGCAAAGTAACAGTCGTTGACTTAATAAAATCTTTAATACTAAATATGTCTCAATTTGCCCTTTCTTTTTCTATCATAAAGAAAGAGGGCTTGATAGTTGGTATGATATTTAGCTTGTTGGTACCTTTATTACTTTATGTTAAGTTCTCAAGATGGGATATAAATAAAGCCAAATTTAGCAAGAAAGTATTTTTCAAGTATAATAAATTTGCTAAGTACTCTCTTCCTGAATATTTTATTAATATGCTATCTCAGCAGTTGCCTATTTATTACTTTTATAGCATTTATGATGCATATAGTGTAGGTCTATATGTATTTGCCGATAAAATAGTAAGAATACCAGTCCAATTTTTGTCAAAATCAGTATATCAAGTTATATGTAAAGAGGAGAACCTCTCATTTTGTCAATATTTTATTAAACCTACACTAATGTTATCTGTGGTCTCTTTAATTGTATTTATACCGATAGCAATCTTTGGTGGTGATATAGTAAGGATTTATCTCGGTGAAAAATGGATTGATAGTGGTATTTTGATTTCCTATCTATGTTTGTGGATGAGTTTTGCATTTATCAAATCACCAAGTTCCGCATTCTTAACCAAAAATATGATGCAGAAAGAGATGTTTAGTTTAGAGTTTATTGGCATGTTAATTAAAGTATCTACTCTTGTAATTAGTAGTAAGTACACAGATTTCACTATTACAGTCCTATGTTTTTGTGTGGCAAGTGCTATTACAAATTTGATGTATATCGTTTTTGTGTATTTTAAGGGGCATAAAAATGAAATTACTGCTTAA